The Triticum urartu cultivar G1812 chromosome 6, Tu2.1, whole genome shotgun sequence genome includes the window ATATTTGTGATGGCGTCAACACCTTATTCGAAAAGAGTTGGTATACACTTTGTTTATCTAAACATATTTAGAAATTCAATCATCCATAGAGGAAGATTAAAATTGGTGTACCTGCAAAGAAGCAAAGCAACTTGTGGGAGGCGTCAACGTCGTGTCAGCCAAAAATAGCATCTCCCTTGAGCGACACTGACAACCTCGGCGCAGCTTATTGAGTTGGATTTCACAAAGGTTGGAGTGGATGCTTCGCTCATGCTATTGGAAAATGGGGTTCCTACAGAAGAATTGGTGTGTGTGGGACTGCCAACCTACAATTAACCATGATCAGAATAATCCTTTTAACCAAGCGTTGTAATTGAGGACCAAAAGACTCTTATGGTGGGAGTGTTTGCATGCAACATTTGTACTGCAGATCACGAGCATACCTTTGATTTGGTGTTCTGTATATGCATCCTACACACTGAATGAAATGCAGCGTGACCTCATTGTAATCAGTTATAGGTCTGAAATGGAAAAATTATATCCAGTTAGCATGCTTCAATGCATCACTGGAACCTGAACATAATTTTTTTGCAAAACAATACCTGACTGCAAAAGCAGTAGCACACTTCTTATGCCGCACTCCCTTGAGGCTACCAATGACAGcaactgatgacccacaagtataggggatcgcaacagctttcgagggtagagtattcaacccaaatttattgattcagcacatggggagccaaagaatattctcaagtattagcagctgagttgtcaattcaaccacacctggaaacttagtatctgcagcaaagtgtttagtagcaaagtaatatgatagtgatggtaacggtaacaaaagagtaacgaaagcaaagtaatgtttttggtattttgtaatggttgtaacaatagcaacggaaaagtaaataagcgtaaaccaatatatggaaagctcgtaggcatcggatcaatgatgggtAATTAtaccggatgcagttcatcatgtaacagtcataacatagggtgacacagaactagctccaattcgtcaatgtaatgtaggcatgtattccaaatatagtcatacgtgcttatggaaaagaacttgcatgacatcttttgtcctaccctcccgtggcagcggggtcctaatggaaactaagggatattaaggcctccttttaatagagaaccggaacaaagcattagcacatagtgaatacatgaactcctcaaactacagtcatcaccggtaagtatcccgattattgtcacttcggggttaacggatcataacacataataggtgactatagacttgcaagataggatcaagaactctcatatattgatgaaaacataataggttcagatctgaaatcatggcactcgggccctagtgacaagcattaagcatagcaaagtcatagcaacatcaatctgagaacatagtggatactagggatcaaaccctaacaaaaataactcgattacatgataaatctcatccaacccatcaccgtccagcaagcctacaatggaattactcacgcacggcagtgagcatcatgaaattggtgatggaggatggttgatgatgacggcggcgacgaatccccctcttcggagccccgaacggactccagatcagccctcccgagaggttttagggcttggcggcggctctgtatcgtaaaacgcgatgaattcttctctcctattttttctccccgaaagcagatatatagagttggagttggagtcgggaggtctccagggggcccacgaggtagggggcgcgccctagggaggcgccccccaccctcgtggaaagggtgtgggccccccggtcttcatctttggcgaggatttttttattatttattgtaagacattccgtggagtttcaggtcattccgagaacttttgttttctgcacataaaacaacatcatggcagttctgctgaaaacagcgtcagtctgggttagttccattcaaatcatacaagttagagtccaaaacaagggcaaaagtgtttggaaaagtagatacgacggagacgtatcagcgacATACAAATCATTCCCTAATTAACAACAAATATCAAAGTGATGATCCTTCAGAGAGGAAGGCGGTAACTTTCCTCAACAAATAAAGATAGTGTATGCATGACAAGCAAAAAAATGAAGGTTACAAGTGATGCATATTGAATAACAGCAGTTTTAGAAGAATCTGCAACATCGTTCAACTTGTAAAACATATCAAAATTGACAAAGATGTGAAACTGATACCTATTGCTGAGAGCAGATACTATCAAGTATGATTAGCCACAAAGTTCTTGTCTATATAGTAGAATGATATTACAAATCCTGAACTTATAGTATTACTAACTGTTAATTGATGGCAGAAACTTTGAAATATCATTGACCACAAAGCCCTTGACCGGAGCAAAATGCAAAAGGTGAACATAAAATTCAGTTTCCCTGAAAAAAGGGACCTCATGAGGCTATCACCTGGCTCTGTCAGAAGGTTGTTGTGCCTAAATGAAGGTGCATCAAGAAACAAATTTCAGAAATAAGAAGCAAGAGCAACAACTTAAGAAAAACTACATGTTACGTAGAGTGATATTTTCATACAACCTGAGCAGAGAGATGGCAGCCCAGCACCTGGGGCAGAAAGGAGACGGCGGGCAGGCGAGGGCGAAGGGATACATGAGGAAGCCGGCGCACCTTTGGCACCGCTGGTGCCCAAACTCCGCCGTGTTGCCGTTGTTGCAGGCCGAATGGCGCAGTGCCTCCGACCACTTTTTATCATCCGGTCACCACTAGGCCAGACCACCGCAGCCACTTCCCGCTCCGCCCCTCGGGTCAGACCGAGCAAAGTAATGAGCGTTTACTTATCAAGGAGGACGTCTGCATCCTCTTCACCAGTGGTAATGGCTCCTCGAGCCTCTGAATCTCCTCTTCCTCGCTCACCGAACGGCAGCACCGCATGGGGATTCTAAGGAGGGCGCCTTCTCTGATGGCCGGGGCTGGAGGGGCATGGATGGTGGAGGTGGGTGtagcggtggcggcggtggcaaCCCTAGCCGCCAGATGAAAGAGGAAAGGAGAGGCGAGTGGGGATGACGGTGTTTCGCTCGACCACTTGTGtactctttttcttttttcttttatcCCTTTTATTTTTCTGCCCAACCCATGCGTTGGACGTGGCACGTGTGAGGAGGCGTCATTGATGCATACCTTAATGGTtttaatgatgtgatggaaaagacccatccattagcttagcataatgatcgttaagttttattgctattgctttcttcatgtcatatacatattcctttgattatgagattatgcaactcccggataccggaggaataccttctgtgatatcaaacgtcacaacgtaactgggtgatgataaagatgctctacaggtatctccgaaggtgtttgttgggttggcatagatcgagattaggatttgtcactccgagtatcggagaggtatctccgggccctctcggtaatacacatcataataagccttgcaagcaatgtgactaatgagttagttgcgggatgatgcattacggaacgagtaaagagacttgtcggtaacgagattgaactaggtatgaagataccgacgatcgaatctcgggcaagtaacataccgatgacaaagggaataacgtatgttgtcattacggtatgaccgataaagatcttcgtagaatatgtgggaaccaaaatgagcatccaggttccacttatggttattgaccagagaggtgtatcggtcatgtctacaaagttctccaacccgtagggtccgcatgtttaatgttcgatgacgattttgtattatctgagttatgtgatttggtgaccgaatgttgtttggagtcccggatgagatcacggacatgacgaggagtcttgaaatggtcaagaggtaaatattcatatattggacgatgatattcggacaccgaaagtgctccgggggtaccgggtgcatatcgggtcaccggaaaggGTTCTGGGCATcccccggcaactacatgggccttaatgggccaagagggggacagaccagcccctaaggggctggtgtgcccctCCCATATGGGCTGGCCAATTGGAGTAGAaaaggaaaaggaggaaaggaaaaagggaataggattcctccttccccctcttcccttcctactccgaataggaataggaaagggggaggccgaattgggaggaccccaagtaggattcctcctacttggggcgcccccttagctacctctcctcccctccaacctatatatatgaaggGGGGGCACCGCAAGAACACATACCAACAattattagccgtgtgcggcgccccccttcacagtttacgcctccggtcatatcttcgtagtgcttaggcgaagccctatgcggatcacttcaccatcaccgtcatcacgccatcgtgctgacggaactctctcTCAACAGTTTGCTaaatcaagagttcgagggatgtcatcgagctgaacgtgtgcagaactcggaggagccgtacgttcggtgcttgatcggtcggaacgagaagaagttcgacaacatcaaccatgttgtcaaacgcttccgcgttcggtctatgagggtacgtggacacactctcccctctcgttgctatgcatctcctagatagatcttgcgtgagcgtaggaatttttttgaaattgcatgctacatttcccaacaaatttaaccaacgagaccgattgcggcgggagaaaaaattatatacTTGAAAACTTCTTTTGAATACGAATTATTTTTTGGGGGGCGAAAAACTTccgatctattcatcttcaatcatggcagtagaacgaacactagaaataaaaaaaaaaacatccaggtccgtagaccacctagcgacgactgcTAGCagtgaagcgagccgaaggcgcgccgctgTCATCCCCCCTCCCTCGCTGGAGTTAGGCACAACTTGTTGTACTAGACGGTCAGGAAATCGTcatgctaaggccccataggaccagcgcaccagaacagcaaccgccACCGATGAAGGATGACGTAGATCGAAAGGATTCAATCCGAAGACACACGAACATAGATGAAAAACAaccagatccgagcaaatccaccaaggatagatccgccggagacacacctccacacgcccaccaaCGATGCTAGACGCACCACTGGAACGGGGGCTAAGCggggagacctttattccatcttcagggagccgccgccgtctcgtcttcctgagcaggacacaaaccctaacaaatctGAAAGGAACGACTAACAACGGAGCCCTCTCGCTGGCCCTTGCCAGGATCCACCTCGCCTCCATGGCCCTAGGGCCACCGGAGACAAGGCAGACCTGCGGTGGAGCCGGCGAGAGGCACAAACCCTAGCTTTTTTGGTGGAGGAGGAGAAGGCGACTGCATTGTCTTTGGATGTTGCGTTATGGGACTTTTTGAATACGAATTCACTGGTATAACTTTTGCTCCCGTCGCAGTCGGtcttgttggttaaatttatggtcaaagttgaagcacgggaatagaggaagcactatattttggaatggagggagtacttgcaCATGATAATATAATAAGTGCATACAACGTACATATATATTCAATAAAGTGCTAGTTAGATACAGGTATGTGTACGCTATTGGGTGATGATTGTGGAACATTATACTATAGATAGATATGCTCAGAAAAAATTACTATAGGTAGATTTTGTTGCCCTTCCCTAATTCTGCGGAAATCTGCATCTGATTAGGTCCAATGAAATTCGTTCTACCTACCTCATTGCTGACACTAAGCGTCAAGTCTATGCCATTTTTAACAGCGTCATGTCAAATTGAACTGTGCCCTCCACATCGATGGTCAGGTTCGCCACACGCACAAACTCGGCCCTTCCCCAACATGGGCAATGTTGGAACCCCCGAGTGTAGTGTGATTCATGTTGCAAAGCACTCGTCGTGCAAATCTTCAAGTGCAACATGACCCATGTTACAAACCTTCGAGCACAACATGACCCATGTTGCGAATCTAATCACCGACCGGGTGCAAACATGACTCGTGTTACAAATCTTCGAGGGTAGCATGGCCCATGTTACAAACTTCGTCAATTGGATCAGACGGCTACCCCGTGGGTCTGCCGACTTGTCTTTTGAAAATGAGGGTAGTGTTGGAGATTACAGATTTGCCCTTTGGGCCACAACATAGAGTGAGGGGCATCACGATCTTACAAGGAGTCCGTCCGGAATTTATCTCCCAAATATCCCGACAACTTATCTCTCGTGAATATGTATGGAACTCATTCCCTAGGGCATCTTGCTGGTCTTCCGTTATGTAATCTTCGGCGACATCACCCGAGCAGAGCACTCCCCGTAGACCCTGCAGCCTTGGTGACAATGTCCCTGACGCAAGGGGGGACTCTTCGCAACATGTGCCGGGTGACAATACCCCAGGTAGAGTGTGCCGGTCATTGGGCGTCGTGGTGGCATCGACGATATCTGGACTGAGTAAGGTTGATGCATCAGTACAGTTCTAAAGATGGAGCAGTGGTAGTTGGCGGCGGCAGCCTCTGAGAGCACGACGGACCAGTGTGTGCCCCAGACCCGGCAAGTGGCTAGGTTGGGgtctcaggtcttagatgttaggcttagctacgatgtctgtttggtattagacCCAGGCTATCTGCGTCCTTTTATCAACTGGATAGGTGTAGCGATAGTTTGTGCTTAGACACCGGCTTTGGTCTTACTGTTGTACGACTTTATAACgtcttgtgagaataattaataaagtgatCGTATGCATCGTTCAAATGCAGAGACCGAGGATCATTCTCCTTtttaagaaaaagaaaaagagcGTGCCGGTCATGCACGCAGGGGGGATTCTTCTTGAACCGTACCCTCCGTGCCGGGCATGCCCGGGCGTGTCGTGCCCCTGCGCGCCTGGCGCGGAGTCTTGCATCATGTCGTTCCAGGGTAGCGCGGGAACCTTCCTCCAACAGTTCTGTGGTGCTAGAGTCGTTGCACAACAACGTCATAGCCTTTTCTAAATAAAAGAAACATCAACAACGTCATAACTTTTTTCTCAAGCTAGTTAGGTTCTGTAGTGCTAGAGTTAACCTTTTTCTCAAGCTAGTTAGGTTCTGTAGTGCTAGAGTTTTTTTCCGAAAAAATTTCGAATCTATTCATTTTCAATCATGACAGTGCAACAAACATcgaaaataataaaaaatacatTCAGATCCGTAGACCAGCTAGCAACGACTACAAGCATTGAAGCAAGTCGAAGGCGTtccgccgtcatcgcccctcgATTGTCGCTGATGAAGAATAACGTAGATCAGAAGGATCCAACCCGAAGACACAGGAATATAGACGAACAACGAAGAGATCCGAAAAAATCCACCAAAGATAAATCtgccggagacacacctccacacgcccaccaaCGGTGCTAGACACATCGCCAGAACGGGGGCTAAGCGAGGAGACCTTTATTTCATCTTTAAAGAGCTGCCGTCGTCTCGTCTTTCTGAACAGGACACAAATCTAACAAAACTGAAAATAACGGCTAGAAACAAAGCCCTCCTACCGGTCCTTACGGAGATCCACTGCGTCCCATAACCCTAGGGCCGCCACGACGGCGCCCAAGAAAGACAGGAACCCTAGCTTTTTTTCTAGGAGCAGGAGCCGAATGGAGGTACTGTTTCCAGTGATCGATGTACCGACGGAAATTCGTGGGAGGTGTAGTGCTAGCTAGAGTTGTGAAGCTAGGTCCCATGGACCCGATTGCTAAAGCAGGAAAAAGCTGCTGCATCAGTAGAACTACGGCTTCAACAGCAAACCAGTCTCATATTCGATATGATGCGACCACGGCCTAAAAGCATCTCCAGTCGTTCGCCTTCTAGGATGCATAAAAATCGTCTTTTAAGGACGAACCGACGATACAATCAGCGTTGGGACGGTTTCGCGCCAAGTCGTCGTCCTCAGGCGTTGATATTGGCTCACTTTTCAGCCCCATTTCGACGAATAAAGGGTCCATATGAACGACAATAGGCCCATATTCGACGTGGTTCACCGTTGTTCGGCgttcaattatgcacataaaaaaattatcacatatttcatcacagaaatatcaaatacttcaacaaaatattACAACAACAAATaattcaatacaaattatatagttcaacaaataaaaattcatatttcatcacacgtcACGCCCGGCGtcgcccttgagcctccatagatGCTCTATCAGATCTTGTTGCAGTTGAtaatgcacctgtgggtctcggatctcctgacgcatactaAGATAGGCAGTTcaggttgccggtagctggtgatcaacttcggctagaggaccctgcctgtagtatggttcagtgtcaaacactgggtcttcttACTCGCTCTCGATGAttatgttgtgcaagatgacacagcaagtcataatctcccacatttgatctttcgaccaggtctgagcggggtatcggacaacagcaaatcgagattggagcacatcaaatgcccgctcgacatccttcctgcaagcctcctgaaccTTCGCAAACCAGAAGTTCTTACCTCCTGgcacagggtttgagatcgtcttcacaaatgtcgaccatctcggatagatgccatcagctagatagtaccccttgttgtagtgccgctcattgatctcgaagttcaccggaggagaatgaccttcaacaagcttggcaaagacaggagagcactgcagcacgttgatgtcattgtgagttcctggcataccaaaaaaggagtgccaaatccagaggtcctgtgtggccaccgcctcaagtaccacactgcaaccacctttggcgcctttgtacatcccctgccaagcaaatgggcaattttttcatttccaatgcatgtagtcgatgcttccaagcatcccaggaaatcctcttgctgcattttgtgctaggatccgagcagtgtcttccgcattgggtgttctcaagtattgcggtccaaacactgccaccactgcccgacagaacttgtagaagCACTTTATgttggtggactcggccatgcgcccatagtcgtcgagtgaatcaccgggagctccatatgcaagcatcctcatcgctgtcgtgcacttctggatggaggtgaatccaagggtgccggtgcaatccatcttgcacttgaagtagttaTGGAACTCCCgaatggaattcacaatcctgagtatgagctttcggctcatccgataacagCGTTGAAATGTTTTCTCGCcgtgaagtggagcatcggcgaagtagtcggagtagagtatgcagtagccttcgagacgatgtcggttctttgctttcacccaccccggcgccgagccacctcgccgcggcttttcattgctcgccagcagctgggcgagggcggcgagcacaatgagatgctcttcttcctggacgtcggcctcggcttcctcctccagcagcgcggcgagcgcttcctcgtcatccgagtccatcgctgaagcaggcaaatcgccgaacaccttgcgTCCGGTGGGCATGTACCGCCGCTAAACTGCCGCTCCGCGGCCGGAAACGGCGGCCCGAAATGCCCAGCTGCTGTtggaggggctgccgcggcgaagcTCTGCTATTTTTCCGGTGTCGAATGGCTATCTAGTGGGGAAAGGCGGCGAGCGACGCCGGGATATAGCTACTGGcggccgagggcgcggggggtgGGAGGCGAGTCGGGAAAGAAAACCTTGACTTTTTCCCTGACGGCGTGGGCCAGCCGCGCTTTTCCCTTGCGCCGGAGCCCCCAACTGCCCCCCagtgcgccgggttcggcctgtgaccgcCGGGCGAAAAAAGGGCCGAATCGGCGTTTTTCGGCGTCTTGGGGGTACGACTGAGGCATTTTTTGGCACCGACGCCAAAAAAATAGCCTGAGGAAGGGGGGACTGTTAGGGGCGCGGCTAAAGATGCTCTAAGCACCCTCGCGAATGAAAGCTGACGCGATGGATCCACGGCTGATGACGCGTGCTGATCCCACGCAGGATCGATCGAGTGGCTGGGGAGGCGGCTGATCCCGCGCAGGTATCGGCCGGATGATGTGTAGGATCGGCCTTGCCCAATTCTGAACCATACCTGAGCCCTGCAAGGAGCGACAGCGGAacgttttttttttttttttttttttttttttttgcggagAGACAGCGGAACGTTCTTTGTACAAAAGTCCTTGCCTTCCGTAGTGGCATGATATCAAGCCAGTCGTATTAATTGGAAACTCTATGTACACACGTATTGGAAACGGAAACAACAACGCAACGGGCTTGGAGACAGCGCAGCGACCGACTCCTACTACATGTACAGGGCGGGACGTGGGAACTCCATATATATTGCCAACAGCCCTAGGCTCGACACGAGACGTACGTCCAAAGTGGAAACCCCCGATTTACATCGCTTCGCCAACTTGTAATCCAAGCCACAGCTAGCCACCCCACCTCCGGCGCCGGAAGCCGACGCCAACCAAGCCAGATCGACCGATGGAGACGGCAACACCGACGACCGAGCAGACGGCGCCGCGGCCTAGCATCATCGAAAAGGTCCGCCGCCACGCAATCTTCGGCGGCGTCCTCGGCTCCGCCGTGTACTTCTCCCAGGGCGCTACCAAGTCGCCCAGCGGGAGCCGCCTCTTCGGCGGGGCTCTGGCGGTCCCGAGGAACGTGCTCAAGATCGGCACCTTTGCGGCCTGGTATGGCGCCGCCAAGTCGGTCAGGTGCGCCGTCGCCCCGGACTACCCCTTTGAAACCACGGTCGCCTGGGCCGCCACCAACGCCCTCTTCGCCATGCGCCACGGGAGGCGCGCGGCCTGCCGCTCCGGGCTCAAAGGTGCGGCCCTAGGCGTGGTCGCCGACATGGCCCAGTATGGCGTCAAACGCTTCCTTGCCTCACGGCGGTCACGGGCAGAGGAGCGCCGCATAGCCCGTGAGTCGGCTGCTTGCCCGGCTGGGATTCCCGCCGACGCATGTCCTGCTTACTTTGTTTGTGTTTTAGGAGTGCTTTGCATGCTTGTCAAACTGTAATTTTTCATCCATAAGTTAGAGTATATATGAAAGCGAATATATTCTTGTAGAATGTTTTACTGTTACAAGGCATCGGCGCAAGTAGCTATAGCTAGCATGTGATCCAATGAAAAATTCTGCGCAATAAGTGTAAAACAAAGTATTTTGGGAACTGCACGACACACCTAACTCGGGGTGTGGCTATCTCATTATATAGAGGTACCCAAGGGGTACAATACAATGTTACAATACAGATATACAGAGGCTACGTATATACagtctaacaccctccctcaatCTTAACTATGTCCTGAAGTACAAAGCAAGTTAAGATTACGCCTACAGCCTACAAACTGTGGTTGTGGTAGAGGCTTCGTGAAGATGTCAGCAAGTTGATCCTTTGATGAGATGAACTTGATACAGAGTAGCTTCTGTGCAACACGTTCCCGAACAAAGTGATAATCCACCTCAATGTGTTTTGTCCTCGCATGGAACACTGGATTAGAAGAAAGATGTTGTCACACCACAGGACCGGAGGACGAGCTTGAGGAACACGCAACTCTCTCAACAGAGACTGTACCCATATGATCTCAACAGTTGCATCAGCAACAGCTTTGTATTCAGCCTCGGTACTACTGCGAGAAACAGTTGCTTGCTTGCGAGCATTCCAGGCGATCAAGTTAGGACCCAGAAACACCGCATAGCCCCCCGTGGATCGCCTGTCATCCGGACTACCAGCCCAGTCGGCATCAGAGAAGGCCGAGAGCTCATACGACGGTGCAGGCTGAAGATGCAGACCATAGGCAGCAGTAATACTGACATAGCGCAAAATACGCTTCACAGCTGACCAGTGAGACATCCTGGGTGCATGCAAAAACTGACAGACACGGTTAACTGCATAGGAGATATCAGGCCTGGTAATAGTGAGATATTGCAGACCACCAACGATACTGCGATACTCAGTAGCATCATCAGATGAGAAAGAGTCACCATCAAGGGCAGACAACCGATCAGTAGCAGACATCGGAGTGGAAACAGGTTTGCATTTGAGCATTCCAGCACGACGCAACAAGTCCAAGGAGTACTTCTTCTGAGTGAGAGTCAGACCAGCAGAGGACCGTGAAACCTCAAGACCAAGGAAAAAGTGAAGAGCACCCAAATCCTTGACAGCAAAATCATCACGGAGAGCAATCACAAGGCGATCAGCAGCAGCAGCCGAGGAACTGACAAggatgatatcatcaacataaaccaAGATATACATCGTAACCTCAGGGCGCTGGAGGAGAAACAGTGACGTATCAGCAGTGGAGGGAGTAAACCCAAGAGCCCGAAGAACAGATCCAAGGCGAGCATGCCATGCACGAGGAGCCTGTTTGAGTCCATACAGTGCCTTAACCAGACGACAGAGATGGTGAGGTCGTGTCGGATCAACAAAACCAGGCGGCTGACGCATATAAACCTCCTCCTCCAGAATGCCATGGAGAAAAGCGTTCTGCACATCAAGCTGACAAAGGAACCATCCACGAGTAACCGCAAGAGACAGTAGTAACCGAATGGTAGTAGGCTTGATGACTGGACTGAACGTGTCTTCATAATCAAGACCATACCTCTGCTTGAAGCCCTTGGCGACTAACCGTGCCTTGTAACGTTCAATGGAGCCATCAGCATGTCGCTTGACTTTGAAAACCCACTTGGAATCAATGATGTTGACGCCAGACTTTGGAGGAACAAGACGCCAAGTATCATTCTGTTGGAGGGCATGAAACTCTTGTTTCATTGCAGCACGCCAATGAGGAATACTCAACGCAGCCTGAAAGTGACGAGGCGCTGCAATGGGATCGCCAGCAGTGTGAGCCATACACGCAGCGAGCCACGCAACCGTGCCATCCGTCCACTTCTTCGGGCGAAAAACACCGGACTGGCTCCGTGTGCGCGGCCGAAGTGCGACAGCAGAATCTGCAGGCAAAGATGGTGCAGCAGAGGACGTGGACGAGGCCGGAGCCGAGTCCGGCGAGTCGGGCTCATCAGTGGCCGAAGTAGGCGACGGGACCGCTGAGCTAGCGGCAGTGGCAGCCGGCCCAGGAGACGCACCCGCCAGTGGCCCGGGCGAGCCATGCAGGGCTGGCGATGCCCGCGAGCCAGGCGAGCCGGGCGAGACGGCCGCTGGTGTGGACCAGGCCCGCGAGCCGGGCGAGGCGACCACTGGTGCAGGCAGGGCCCGCGAGCCAGAGGGGGGTGCTGGCGCTAGCGTGGCCGGGTCCAGCATGGAGTCAGACGGCCCCGGCACCCGAGATGCAGTCGGGGTGGCCACCTCAGGCGACAGGAGAACGGGTTGGCGGGTGCC containing:
- the LOC125516987 gene encoding mitochondrial import inner membrane translocase subunit TIM17-2-like; translated protein: METATPTTEQTAPRPSIIEKVRRHAIFGGVLGSAVYFSQGATKSPSGSRLFGGALAVPRNVLKIGTFAAWYGAAKSVRCAVAPDYPFETTVAWAATNALFAMRHGRRAACRSGLKGAALGVVADMAQYGVKRFLASRRSRAEERRIARESAACPAGIPADACPAYFVCVLGVLCMLVKL